CGCCTACCCGCACCTCATCGACGCCCTCGCCGCCGTCAAGGAGGCGGCCGCTCTCGCCAACGAGGAACTCGGTCTGCTGGAGCCGAAGAAGGCCGCCGCCATCGTCGCGGCCTGCCGTGAGATCCGCGACGGCAAGCTGCACGACCAGTTCGTCGTCGACGTCATCCAGGGCGGGGCCGGCACCTCGACCAACATGAACGCCAACGAGGTCGTCGCCAACCGGGCGTTGGAGCTGCTCGGACACGCCAAGGGCCAGTACGCCCACCTGCACCCCAACGAGGACGTCAACCTCGGCCAGTCGACCAATGACGTCTACCCGACCGCCGTCAAGATCGCGACGGTGTTCGCGGTGCGTGGACTGCTCAAGGCGATGTCCGTACTGCAGGACGCCTTCGCGGCCAAGGCCGTCGAGTTCCGTGACGTTCTGAAGATGGGCCGTACACAGTTGCAGGACGCGGTGCCGATGACGCTCGGTCAGGAGTTCTCCGCGTACGCAGTCATGATGGACGAGGACCGCAGCCGTCTGGCCGAGGCCGTCCAGCTGATCCATGAGATCAACCTGGGTGCCACGGCGATCGGCACCGGCCTCAACGCTCCCGCCGGATACGCCGAGTCGGCCCGCCGGCACCTCTCCGAGATCACCGGCCTCCAGCTGGTCACCGCCGCCAACCTGGTCGAAGCCACCCAGGACTGCGGTGCGTTCGTCCAGATGTCCGGCGTGCTCAAGCGGATCGCCGTGAAGCTGTCCAAGAGCTGCAACGACCTGCGCCTGCTGTCCAGCGGGCCGCGCGCGGGTCTCGGCGAGATCAACCTGCCGCCGGTGCAGGCCGGTTCGTCGATCATGCCCGGCAAGGTCAACCCGGTGATCCCCGAGGTCGTCAACCAGGTCGCCTTCGAGGTGATCGGCAACGACGTCACCATCACCATGGCCGCCGAGGCCGGACAGCTCCAGCTCAACGCCTTCGAGCCGGTCATCCTGCACTCGCTGTCGGAGTCCATCACACACCTGCGCGCGGCCTGCCTCACCCTCGCCGAGCGCTGCGTGTCCGGCATCACGGCCAACACCGAGGCGCTGCGCGCGACGGTCGAGAACTCCATCGGCCTGGTGACCGCCCTCAACCCGCACATCGGGTACACGGCCGCCACCGACATCGCCAAGGAAGCCCTTGCCACCGGCCGGGGGGTGGCCGAACTCGTCCTGGAGAAGGGCCTGTTGCCCGCCGAGACACTCGCCGACCTGCTACGGCCCGAGGTCGTGGCCGGCAGCGGACCCGCTCTCGTCTGACTTGCTCACGCGCACCCGGACCGACCGGAGGGACAATGGTGATCATGATGTCGTCCATGCCTTTCCAGCCGGTCCTGGAACGCATCGCCGAAGAGATCGAGCGGACGCCGGGCCGGGGCCGCCCCGCCGACTACATCCCCGCACTCGCGGCCTGCGACCCGCGCCGCTTCGGCATGGCCGTCGCGGAGTTGGACGGCACGGTGTACGGCGTGGGGGACTGGCGGGAGCCGTTCTCCACGCAGTCGCTCACCAAGGTCTTCACCCTCGCGCTCGACCTGGCCCGCGAGGGAGACGAACTCTGGGAGTACGTGGGCCGCGAGCCCTCCGGCAATCCCTTCAACTCCCTGGTGCAGCTGGAGTACGAGAACGGCATCCCCCGCAACCCGTTCATCAACGCGGGCGCGCTCGTCGTCACGGACCGCCTCCAGACCCGTACCTCGGACGCGGCCGGCGAACTGCTGACCTTCCTCCGCTCGGAGAGCGGCAACCCGACCCTGGGCTTCGACAAGGAGGTCGCCGCCTCGGAGGCCGCGCACGGCGACAGAAACGCCGCGCTGGCCCACTTCATGGCCTCCTACGGCAACATCGACAACCCGATCCCGGTCCTGCTCGACCAGTACTTCCGCCAGTGCTCCGTCAGGGCCTCGTGCGCCGACCTGGCCCTCGCCACCACCTTCCTGGCCCGGCACGGCGTCCGCGCCGACGGCACCCGCCTGCTCACCCGCAGCCAGGCCAAGCAGGTCAACGCGGTCATGCTGACCTGCGGAACCTACGACGCGGCAGGCGACTTCGCGTACCGCGTGGGCCTGCCCGGCAAGAGCGGTGTCGGCGGCGGCATCATCGCGGTGGTACCGGGGCGCTGCACGCTGTGCGTGTGGAGTCCGGGGCTGGACGAGCGCGGCAATTCGGTGGCAGGTGTAGCGGCCCTCGACAGATTTACGACGCTGACGGGCCTGTCAGTGTTCTGAGGGCCACTTGTCGACGCTGGACGCGGACACGCCCCTCAGGGGCGCAGGGCTGTGACAATGTGCGGCTCCGCCGCGTGGGCGCGATCAGCCCCCACGGCCCGCAGCCGACGAACCACCCCTGAACCACACGCCGGTCACATCGCGGCCCCCGCCCGGCAGGGCCCTCGTCGCTTTCCGGCCACCCGGCGTTGACACGCTTCCCGAGTGTTGGCCATGGCTTTTCCCGTCGATCTCCGCCGCTGCCAGGTGCTCGGCCTGGCCGGGACCGCCTTTCTCGCGGCAGGAGGTGAGAGCGCCGGAGCCCTGCCCGTCCGGGAGCTCCTCGCCCCGTCCTCCGTCCACGTCGCCCTCGGCCTGGTCGGTGTGTACTTCGGGCTCGTTCTGCTGATCGCGGCCTGGCTGCTCCTGGGACGGCTGGTCCGCGGTGCCGAACCGCCCAGTCCGCGTGCCCTGATGGTGGTCCTCGTGATCTGGGCCGCCCCGCTGCTGCTCGCGCCCCCGCTGTTCAGCCGGGACGTCTACAGCTACCTCGCGCAGGGCGCCATGGTGGACGCGCACATGGACGTCTACGCCCACGGCCCGGCGCGGCTCGGCGGCCCGCTCGCCGACGAGGTCTCCCCGCTGTGGCAGCACACCGGTGCCCCGTACGGGCCGGTCTTCCTCGGCGTCGCCTCCGTGCTGTCCGGGCTGACCCGCGGCGAACTCCCCGCCGGTGTCTTCGGGATGCGGCTCGTCGCGCTGCTCGGGGTCGGGCTGATGGCGGCCGCGCTGCCCCGCCTCGCCCGGCACAGCGGTGCCGATCCGTCCGCCGCGCTCTGGCTCGGCGCCCTCAACCCACTGGTCCTGCTGCATCTGATCGCGGGCGCCCACAACGACGCCGTCATGCTCGGCCTGCTCGGCATCGGCCTGGTCGCGGCGCTCGGCCGGTGGCCGGCCCTGGGCGCCGTACTCGTCACGCTGGCCGCTCTGGTCAAGGTGCCCGCCGTACTCGGTCTCGCCGCGGTCGTCGTCCTCCAGGTCCGCGCGGGCCGAAGTCCCGCGAAGGCCGTGCTGACGACCGGTGTCGCGGCCGGGGCCACCACGGTCGCCGCGACGACCCTCGCCGGGACGGGATACGGCTGGATAGGCGCCCTCAACACGCCCGTCTCCCCGCAGAACTGGGCGCTCAGCAGCCTCCTCGGCCGCGCCACCCGGGCCCTGCTGGAACGGCTCGGCAGCGACCTGGCACCCCTGGCCGTCCCGGCCTGGCATGTCCTCGGCTCCGCCATCGCCGTGGCCGCCGTCCTGTTCATATGGCTGCGGCTGCGCATGCGGCCGGTGTACGCGCTCGGCCTGAGCCTGGCGGCGGTGGCCGCCCTCGGCCCGGCCATCCGCCCCTGGTACGCCCTGTGGGGGCTGTTCCTCATCGCCGCGGCGGCGCCCAGCACCTCGGTACGGCACCGGGTGGCGGCCGTGACGGGCGTCCTCGCGCTGGCCGTGCTGCCCAGCGGCGGTCCGGCGGACGCCGGGCAACTGGTCCTGGCCGTCTCCGGCGGCGTGCTCGCCGTGGTCGTCCTGTGGCAGGCCCGCCAGGCGGAACTGGCCCCGGCGTCGGGGCGTACGGCATGAGGCCGCCCCGCACCGACCGCGGCCGCCTGCTGCTGGTGCTCGCCCTCGCCACGGCCGTGACCGTGTTCACCGCGACCGTGCCCCTGCTGCGCGGCTGGTTCGACCTGCGCGTCTACTACGGCGCCGTGGACAGCTGGGTCCACCACGGCGGACAGCTCTACGACTACCGGGTGCCCGGGACGGCGTACGGCTTCACGTATCCGCCGTTCGCGGCCGTCGCCATGCTGCCGATGGCACTCCTCGGCCTGCACGCGGCGATCGCCGCCGCTCTGCTGCTCAACCTGGCGGCCCTGGCCCTGGTGCTGCGCATCCTCGCCGGACCCGCCTGGCGGCGCTACGGCTGGTACGGCTGCGCCCTGGCCGCCTGCGCGCTCGCCCTGTTCGAGCCGCTGCGCGACACCTTCAGCTTCGGCCAGGTGAACGTGCTGCTGCTGGCCCTGGTGCTCGCCGACGCCTGGCTGCTCGCCACCGGCCGAGCGCGCTGGGCAGGCATCGGCATCGGTCTGGCCGCCGCGGTGAAACTCACGCCCGCCCTCTTCATCGGACTGCTGCTGCTCGCCAGGCGATGGCGCGCGGCCGCGGTCGCCACGGCCGTCGCCGTCGCGGCGACGGCGCTCGCGGCCGCCGTGGCCCCGGACGCCTCGCGCTTCTACTGGACCGAGGCCATGTGGGACACGACCCGCGTGGGCCGCCTGGACTATGTCTCCAACCAGTCGCTCCAGGGGATCCTGGCCCGGCTGGGTGAACCGGACCGCGCGGTCTGGGCGGTCGCGGTGCTGCTGGTCCTGGGCGTGTGGGCGACCCGGGCCCGCCGGGCGGTGGCAGCGGGGGAGTGGACGA
The nucleotide sequence above comes from Streptomyces sp. NL15-2K. Encoded proteins:
- the aspA gene encoding aspartate ammonia-lyase, with protein sequence MTAAVTRSEHDLLGDRDVPADAYWGVHTLRATENFPITGTPISAYPHLIDALAAVKEAAALANEELGLLEPKKAAAIVAACREIRDGKLHDQFVVDVIQGGAGTSTNMNANEVVANRALELLGHAKGQYAHLHPNEDVNLGQSTNDVYPTAVKIATVFAVRGLLKAMSVLQDAFAAKAVEFRDVLKMGRTQLQDAVPMTLGQEFSAYAVMMDEDRSRLAEAVQLIHEINLGATAIGTGLNAPAGYAESARRHLSEITGLQLVTAANLVEATQDCGAFVQMSGVLKRIAVKLSKSCNDLRLLSSGPRAGLGEINLPPVQAGSSIMPGKVNPVIPEVVNQVAFEVIGNDVTITMAAEAGQLQLNAFEPVILHSLSESITHLRAACLTLAERCVSGITANTEALRATVENSIGLVTALNPHIGYTAATDIAKEALATGRGVAELVLEKGLLPAETLADLLRPEVVAGSGPALV
- a CDS encoding glutaminase; amino-acid sequence: MVIMMSSMPFQPVLERIAEEIERTPGRGRPADYIPALAACDPRRFGMAVAELDGTVYGVGDWREPFSTQSLTKVFTLALDLAREGDELWEYVGREPSGNPFNSLVQLEYENGIPRNPFINAGALVVTDRLQTRTSDAAGELLTFLRSESGNPTLGFDKEVAASEAAHGDRNAALAHFMASYGNIDNPIPVLLDQYFRQCSVRASCADLALATTFLARHGVRADGTRLLTRSQAKQVNAVMLTCGTYDAAGDFAYRVGLPGKSGVGGGIIAVVPGRCTLCVWSPGLDERGNSVAGVAALDRFTTLTGLSVF
- the mptB gene encoding polyprenol phosphomannose-dependent alpha 1,6 mannosyltransferase MptB, whose translation is MAFPVDLRRCQVLGLAGTAFLAAGGESAGALPVRELLAPSSVHVALGLVGVYFGLVLLIAAWLLLGRLVRGAEPPSPRALMVVLVIWAAPLLLAPPLFSRDVYSYLAQGAMVDAHMDVYAHGPARLGGPLADEVSPLWQHTGAPYGPVFLGVASVLSGLTRGELPAGVFGMRLVALLGVGLMAAALPRLARHSGADPSAALWLGALNPLVLLHLIAGAHNDAVMLGLLGIGLVAALGRWPALGAVLVTLAALVKVPAVLGLAAVVVLQVRAGRSPAKAVLTTGVAAGATTVAATTLAGTGYGWIGALNTPVSPQNWALSSLLGRATRALLERLGSDLAPLAVPAWHVLGSAIAVAAVLFIWLRLRMRPVYALGLSLAAVAALGPAIRPWYALWGLFLIAAAAPSTSVRHRVAAVTGVLALAVLPSGGPADAGQLVLAVSGGVLAVVVLWQARQAELAPASGRTA
- a CDS encoding glycosyltransferase 87 family protein — its product is MRPPRTDRGRLLLVLALATAVTVFTATVPLLRGWFDLRVYYGAVDSWVHHGGQLYDYRVPGTAYGFTYPPFAAVAMLPMALLGLHAAIAAALLLNLAALALVLRILAGPAWRRYGWYGCALAACALALFEPLRDTFSFGQVNVLLLALVLADAWLLATGRARWAGIGIGLAAAVKLTPALFIGLLLLARRWRAAAVATAVAVAATALAAAVAPDASRFYWTEAMWDTTRVGRLDYVSNQSLQGILARLGEPDRAVWAVAVLLVLGVWATRARRAVAAGEWTTAFALTGLTACLVSPITWVHHLVWLLPSFAVLVRTGHPRIAAALYAVLCTSVVWLWFDDASGVDGFLGSNTYTWITLGLLLWLPIGQRRPARPTLARSASTTAPTPSPAAPAIAPVPDQPEPSSGVRATVAVLGTAAGRAFGLARNASSDPTGPTRPPASNPQSSSARASSYTAKPPPA